Proteins from one Thaumasiovibrio subtropicus genomic window:
- a CDS encoding FadR/GntR family transcriptional regulator, producing MTRAAFAFEKTLKNKTKKEILAEKIIEMIITGLLRDGDVLPSERELSSMFGVSRETVRGALGIIQAYGLIHVSHGAKTRVNRDEALLAKENWLPESSSLEINTHSLDTVFESRKVIESAIARKAAAKVTEAQLEELGNLLKQQAGMFNDPVRFQLSDHQFHQHIAAIADNPILINYSDDLYAYGLKFRRQVMNQPGSIEQSYLEHIDIYNALSQKDEAAAEAAMIRHITSVHQTTLAAIQTEE from the coding sequence ATGACCCGTGCGGCATTTGCCTTCGAGAAAACCCTTAAAAATAAAACCAAGAAAGAAATTTTGGCGGAAAAGATCATCGAAATGATCATCACGGGACTGTTGCGAGATGGTGATGTTCTACCGAGTGAACGCGAGCTCAGTAGCATGTTTGGAGTCAGCAGAGAGACGGTGCGCGGGGCGCTAGGCATCATCCAAGCCTATGGCTTAATTCACGTTTCACACGGTGCCAAAACACGTGTGAATCGAGATGAAGCGCTGTTAGCAAAAGAAAACTGGCTGCCAGAATCGAGCTCATTAGAGATCAATACGCACTCTTTAGACACCGTTTTTGAAAGTCGTAAAGTGATTGAGTCAGCCATTGCCCGCAAAGCCGCGGCTAAAGTAACGGAAGCTCAACTCGAGGAACTCGGTAATCTTTTGAAGCAACAAGCTGGCATGTTTAATGACCCAGTACGTTTCCAGCTTTCAGACCATCAGTTTCATCAACACATCGCCGCCATTGCGGATAACCCGATTCTCATCAATTACTCCGATGACCTTTACGCCTACGGTTTAAAGTTTCGCCGACAAGTCATGAATCAGCCCGGCTCAATCGAACAAAGTTACCTTGAACATATCGATATCTATAACGCACTGAGTCAAAAAGATGAGGCCGCCGCTGAAGCCGCGATGATTCGTCACATTACCAGTGTCCATCAAACGACACTTGCTGCCATCCAAACGGAAGAGTGA
- a CDS encoding alkene reductase has protein sequence MTSSLFESFKLNETLTLQNRILMAPLTRCMSDDDLVPTQAMADYYARRADAGLIISEAVIIRPDGQGYPNTPGLFSVAQIEGWRKVTDAVHAKGGKIFAQLWHTGRVAHPHFFNGEYVLAPSALGVEGTVPRMRELEYQTPKPATLEEISQLVADYAQAASNAIDAGFDGVEIHGANGYLIDQFLHFSSNERGDLYGGNPENMSRFALEVTDAVIARIGADRTALRVSPVGYFNLTPDHRDEAVFDYLLDQLNARSLAYLHVGIFDDSAEYDGLEGRPTAYLRRHYAHTLVGNGSYSAESGSEAIAEEKFDLLAIGRPFIANPDYVEKVRTAQPLTEYDESMLTELV, from the coding sequence ATGACAAGCAGCCTATTCGAATCATTCAAGCTCAATGAAACTTTGACATTGCAAAATAGAATTTTAATGGCACCGTTAACGCGTTGTATGTCGGATGACGATCTCGTCCCAACGCAAGCTATGGCGGATTACTATGCACGTCGTGCCGATGCAGGCTTGATCATTTCAGAAGCGGTGATAATTCGACCTGACGGTCAGGGCTACCCAAATACACCGGGGCTGTTTTCTGTTGCCCAAATTGAAGGTTGGAGAAAGGTCACTGACGCAGTGCATGCGAAAGGCGGTAAGATTTTTGCTCAGCTTTGGCACACTGGTCGCGTGGCGCACCCGCACTTTTTTAATGGTGAGTATGTGCTCGCCCCATCCGCACTTGGTGTTGAAGGTACCGTCCCTCGCATGCGTGAACTTGAATACCAAACACCTAAGCCTGCAACCTTAGAGGAGATTAGCCAGTTAGTGGCAGATTACGCGCAAGCGGCCTCAAATGCGATCGATGCAGGCTTTGATGGGGTCGAGATTCATGGTGCAAACGGCTATCTGATCGATCAGTTCTTGCACTTTAGTTCCAATGAACGCGGTGACCTCTATGGTGGCAATCCTGAAAATATGTCGCGATTTGCGTTAGAAGTAACAGACGCGGTAATCGCAAGAATTGGCGCCGATCGCACCGCATTGCGAGTGTCACCCGTCGGTTATTTTAACTTAACCCCAGACCATCGTGATGAAGCGGTTTTCGATTATCTGCTGGATCAATTGAACGCTCGTTCATTGGCTTATCTTCATGTCGGTATCTTTGATGATAGTGCGGAGTATGACGGGCTTGAAGGGCGACCAACGGCATACCTGCGTCGTCATTATGCGCATACCTTAGTCGGTAATGGCAGTTACTCGGCTGAGTCTGGTAGCGAAGCAATCGCAGAAGAGAAATTTGACCTATTGGCGATTGGTCGTCCATTTATCGCCAATCCAGATTACGTGGAGAAAGTCCGTACCGCGCAGCCTTTAACAGAATACGATGAGAGCATGCTCACTGAACTGGTGTGA
- a CDS encoding TetR/AcrR family transcriptional regulator, whose protein sequence is MRSAEFDRTEVLRAAMNIFIEKGYAKTSMQDLKKATGLHPGSIYCAFENKRGLLMAALSQYGEDSANNFQHHFREGDALLLGFKHFLDSVVYECERAEVRDCLLQKAMSELTKQDAEVEAYISGLMQQWHKGIACKLNLAQERGEISADRDIEALSNFVVMSIYGIRTFSHTHPTPGTITKLAEQIYQIVVDSAIAVREVK, encoded by the coding sequence ATGCGTAGTGCCGAGTTTGACCGCACGGAAGTGCTAAGAGCCGCAATGAACATTTTCATTGAGAAAGGTTATGCCAAAACAAGTATGCAAGACTTGAAGAAAGCCACAGGGTTACACCCGGGCTCGATATACTGTGCATTTGAAAACAAACGCGGTCTTCTCATGGCGGCATTAAGTCAGTATGGCGAAGACAGTGCCAACAACTTTCAGCATCACTTTCGAGAAGGGGATGCTTTGCTACTTGGCTTCAAGCATTTCTTAGATAGCGTCGTCTATGAGTGTGAACGCGCGGAAGTGAGAGACTGTCTACTTCAGAAAGCAATGAGTGAGCTAACCAAGCAAGACGCAGAAGTCGAAGCATACATCAGCGGTTTAATGCAGCAATGGCACAAAGGCATCGCCTGCAAACTGAATCTTGCTCAAGAACGTGGCGAAATTAGTGCAGATCGAGATATCGAAGCGCTGAGCAACTTTGTTGTCATGAGCATTTACGGCATTCGTACGTTTTCACACACCCACCCTACTCCAGGCACCATTACTAAACTGGCTGAGCAAATCTATCAGATTGTGGTTGATTCGGCGATTGCTGTCCGAGAAGTTAAATAG
- a CDS encoding protein-tyrosine phosphatase family protein — protein MNENEVVQLADFSPSELMAIKGHARSLPFDPRRDRFELPHSAETNVRPDLNANRIRINGDNVAIATQYPLMTQLVPFFQMLVDNRTPVLVVLASNADINGHVMPGYFAHSYNYGPLATEVTPTGVEQLGDGIEANLYRIEVMGYEAGIEIPVVHVHNWPDHQTVSALVTRNLVALVERTMAEKRAFYVERGSRAAQDPEKLLPVIHCRAGVGRTGQAIAAMAMERYQTMTLAEIIRDMRASRNDIMVQTIEQMETLAEMAAD, from the coding sequence ATGAATGAAAATGAGGTAGTACAGTTGGCTGATTTTTCCCCAAGCGAGCTGATGGCAATTAAAGGACATGCCCGCAGTTTACCCTTCGATCCACGTCGTGATCGTTTTGAGTTGCCCCATAGTGCAGAGACCAATGTACGCCCTGATTTAAATGCAAATCGTATTCGTATCAATGGTGATAACGTGGCGATTGCAACGCAATACCCTTTGATGACACAACTAGTGCCTTTTTTCCAAATGCTGGTGGATAATCGTACGCCAGTGCTGGTTGTGCTTGCGAGTAACGCCGATATCAATGGCCATGTGATGCCCGGTTACTTTGCCCATTCTTATAACTATGGGCCATTGGCGACGGAAGTGACGCCAACCGGGGTCGAACAGCTCGGAGATGGCATTGAAGCAAACCTCTACCGCATTGAAGTGATGGGATACGAAGCTGGGATTGAGATTCCGGTTGTCCATGTTCACAACTGGCCAGATCATCAAACCGTGAGTGCATTAGTGACACGTAATCTCGTGGCATTGGTTGAGCGTACTATGGCGGAAAAACGTGCGTTTTATGTGGAGCGTGGCAGCCGAGCGGCGCAAGATCCTGAAAAGTTGCTGCCTGTGATTCACTGTCGTGCAGGTGTTGGCAGAACGGGACAAGCCATTGCGGCAATGGCAATGGAGCGCTATCAAACGATGACGTTGGCTGAGATCATTCGCGATATGCGTGCATCGCGTAACGACATTATGGTGCAGACTATTGAGCAGATGGAAACCTTGGCAGAAATGGCGGCGGATTAA
- the pfkB gene encoding 1-phosphofructokinase, translating to MTHSRIAPHQGQASIVTVTLNPALDLTGQLAALQVGEVNKVNAAHLRPAGKGVNVAMVLADLGASVIATGLVGKESHAQFSALFAQYGITDAFVDIEGSCRINVKVAEDSGRISDINFPGSAIHPDDLVIFEKRLFMLAEQHTVFVFAGSLPEQLPPETLQRWLTHLSNQGKQVIFDSSGDAFAAGIRALPFLIKPNESELGEYLNAPIDTLAQAKRAAVELSQTGLSHVVVSMGEKGVLWQSAQQTLHATPPAVPIASTVGAGDTLVAGLTFGHLQDWEMEKTLQFATALSAMAVSQLGVGMKDDNTLDELIARTVVTSL from the coding sequence GTGACTCACTCGCGTATCGCACCGCATCAAGGACAAGCCAGTATCGTCACCGTCACGTTGAATCCTGCTCTCGACCTTACCGGCCAACTGGCGGCATTGCAGGTCGGCGAAGTCAACAAGGTCAACGCGGCACACCTGAGACCCGCGGGCAAAGGCGTCAACGTAGCTATGGTACTTGCCGATTTGGGCGCAAGCGTCATCGCAACTGGCCTTGTCGGTAAAGAGAGCCACGCACAGTTCTCAGCGCTTTTTGCCCAGTATGGCATTACCGATGCGTTTGTTGATATTGAAGGCAGTTGCCGCATTAACGTCAAAGTCGCGGAGGACTCTGGCCGCATCAGTGATATCAACTTTCCTGGTAGCGCTATTCATCCAGATGACCTCGTCATTTTCGAAAAGCGCCTGTTTATGCTGGCTGAACAGCATACTGTTTTTGTCTTCGCTGGCAGCTTACCCGAACAACTCCCACCCGAGACGCTCCAACGCTGGCTCACTCACCTTTCAAACCAAGGAAAGCAGGTCATTTTTGACAGTAGTGGCGATGCCTTCGCCGCAGGAATACGTGCTTTACCATTTTTAATAAAACCCAACGAGAGCGAGCTGGGTGAGTACCTTAATGCACCAATCGATACCCTTGCGCAAGCAAAGCGTGCCGCCGTTGAACTCTCGCAAACAGGGTTAAGTCATGTGGTCGTCTCTATGGGTGAAAAAGGGGTGTTGTGGCAGTCAGCACAACAAACATTGCACGCAACACCGCCTGCTGTGCCGATCGCGAGCACTGTCGGTGCGGGCGATACACTTGTTGCCGGACTGACTTTTGGTCACCTACAAGACTGGGAAATGGAAAAGACACTGCAGTTTGCGACCGCACTGTCTGCGATGGCGGTGAGTCAACTCGGCGTCGGAATGAAAGACGACAATACGCTTGATGAGCTCATCGCTCGCACTGTCGTTACGTCTCTGTGA
- a CDS encoding TetR/AcrR family transcriptional regulator produces the protein MKLQQKKAEIKKKIIDAAVELMADEGFKNVSMRKIAKQAGVGDATIYNYFPSKEKILYGYFEQIITQSIADVDETQGIDEFEVHEKVQLLLEIHLGYLLNHREFVAEAFELAFLSPAAKYGAISPLKQQLTETFASYLEAAYDAGQLQPQSGSSFIPSLFWDYYIGVVAYWLRDDSEEFTQTTQLIDLSLALAMSVLESGILNKAGDMMGFLFRNHMFSGFDYVTKALNTIRPLKRR, from the coding sequence ATGAAGCTACAACAGAAGAAAGCAGAGATAAAAAAGAAGATCATTGACGCAGCTGTTGAGCTGATGGCCGATGAAGGGTTCAAAAATGTCTCAATGCGTAAAATTGCCAAGCAGGCTGGTGTTGGTGATGCCACTATTTACAACTACTTCCCCAGCAAAGAGAAAATACTCTACGGTTACTTTGAACAGATCATTACTCAGTCCATTGCAGACGTTGACGAGACCCAAGGTATCGACGAGTTTGAAGTCCACGAAAAAGTGCAACTATTACTTGAGATCCATCTAGGATATCTACTCAACCACCGAGAGTTTGTGGCTGAGGCCTTCGAGCTAGCGTTTCTCTCTCCTGCCGCAAAATACGGCGCGATATCACCACTCAAGCAACAACTCACTGAGACATTTGCCTCCTATCTAGAAGCTGCATACGACGCTGGGCAACTCCAGCCACAAAGCGGCAGTAGTTTTATTCCTTCCCTGTTTTGGGACTACTACATTGGCGTTGTCGCCTATTGGCTAAGAGATGACTCGGAAGAGTTTACCCAGACAACCCAGCTTATCGATCTCAGCCTTGCACTGGCGATGTCAGTCTTAGAGAGCGGTATCTTGAACAAAGCTGGCGATATGATGGGCTTCCTTTTCAGAAACCATATGTTCTCTGGCTTTGACTATGTCACCAAAGCGCTTAACACCATTCGACCGCTTAAGCGCCGATAG
- a CDS encoding ABC1 kinase family protein, translating into MTKIPTSKVRRSAVVAGTLLKVGGKTLSHKAKSAISASPNQDAYEEDVAKLLFKTLSTLRGTGLKVAQMLCMEQSYIPETIRKELGKACYQAPGINRALVRKVIKTELGDWPENIFASFESTPFAAASLGQVHFATDRSGKKLAVKIQYPGIAETIRSDMATLRQLAKVMPSYFDLSDMLPEIETRLLEEVDYRQEREKGLQFARHAFNNIVVAKPIDAFCSDKVLTTEYLEGEHLDSWLANQPDQTRRNQVCQTLNDLFTHALVFGEDFHADPNVGNFLVLDDGRLAVLDFGCVQPNSQRESEPFLNMLLSYREQDTEGVIKWFSELYEFTLQENSQQAFAGFMQWKSALLSRAGFDFSTDPAYLEKGIEMAFTEHKSQKLPFKPKGNIAFMERVMYGYLRLFQQAQVQVHYKLTAEEFNGDQ; encoded by the coding sequence ATGACAAAGATACCTACCAGTAAAGTACGTCGCAGCGCCGTGGTCGCAGGGACGCTACTCAAAGTCGGCGGAAAAACGCTTTCTCACAAAGCGAAGTCGGCCATCTCTGCATCTCCAAACCAAGACGCCTATGAAGAAGATGTCGCAAAGCTGCTTTTTAAAACACTCTCAACATTGCGTGGGACTGGGCTGAAAGTGGCGCAAATGCTCTGCATGGAACAATCCTATATTCCAGAGACCATTCGAAAAGAACTGGGTAAAGCGTGTTATCAGGCACCTGGCATTAATCGCGCTTTAGTCCGTAAAGTCATCAAAACCGAACTCGGTGATTGGCCTGAGAACATTTTTGCTAGTTTTGAAAGCACGCCCTTTGCTGCTGCCAGCTTAGGTCAGGTGCATTTCGCCACCGATAGATCAGGTAAAAAGCTTGCCGTCAAAATTCAGTATCCCGGTATCGCAGAAACCATTCGCTCCGACATGGCGACATTGCGTCAGCTTGCTAAAGTGATGCCGAGTTATTTTGACCTATCAGACATGTTGCCTGAGATTGAAACACGCTTGCTCGAGGAGGTCGACTACCGGCAGGAGCGAGAGAAAGGCCTTCAATTTGCCCGGCACGCGTTCAACAATATTGTCGTTGCCAAACCCATTGACGCCTTCTGTAGCGATAAAGTGCTGACAACCGAGTATTTAGAAGGTGAGCATCTCGACAGCTGGCTTGCGAACCAACCTGATCAAACACGCCGTAATCAGGTTTGCCAAACCCTGAACGACCTCTTCACACATGCGCTCGTTTTTGGTGAAGACTTTCATGCCGACCCCAATGTAGGCAACTTCCTAGTACTAGATGATGGCCGTCTCGCCGTACTCGATTTTGGTTGCGTCCAACCAAATTCTCAGAGAGAGAGTGAGCCCTTTTTGAACATGTTACTCAGTTATCGCGAGCAAGATACCGAAGGTGTGATCAAGTGGTTTAGCGAACTTTACGAATTCACACTCCAAGAAAACTCACAACAAGCTTTTGCTGGATTTATGCAATGGAAGAGCGCCCTACTCTCCCGCGCTGGCTTCGATTTTTCAACCGACCCTGCCTATTTAGAAAAGGGCATCGAGATGGCATTTACTGAGCATAAATCTCAAAAACTGCCCTTCAAGCCAAAAGGCAACATCGCCTTCATGGAGCGCGTCATGTACGGCTATTTACGTCTCTTTCAACAAGCGCAAGTTCAAGTGCACTATAAGCTCACCGCGGAGGAGTTCAATGGAGATCAGTAA
- a CDS encoding nuclear transport factor 2 family protein has product MSQRESNINRTLALYQALKQRDTAQIDALLVEEPVWDVAPGTPNGKVMVGKQAIFGEFYPSILALYHTFTAKIEHVVGDDDNVVVTGNYLFQREESSETEAARFCHHWTFDDKGKIEGVWQVADSKCL; this is encoded by the coding sequence ATGAGTCAAAGAGAAAGTAATATCAATCGCACATTGGCGTTGTATCAAGCATTAAAACAGCGAGATACGGCGCAAATTGACGCGCTACTTGTCGAAGAGCCTGTTTGGGATGTTGCGCCGGGCACGCCTAATGGCAAAGTGATGGTCGGAAAGCAGGCCATCTTTGGTGAGTTTTATCCGAGTATCTTGGCCCTTTATCACACCTTTACCGCGAAGATTGAGCACGTAGTCGGCGATGACGACAATGTCGTTGTCACCGGCAACTATCTCTTTCAACGTGAAGAGAGTAGTGAGACTGAAGCCGCTCGTTTTTGCCATCATTGGACATTTGATGACAAGGGTAAAATCGAAGGCGTCTGGCAAGTCGCGGACAGTAAATGCCTGTAG
- a CDS encoding flavin monoamine oxidase family protein, whose product MNRRDFLKMCQLLGVTACLPPFLNATGHQVNDGRRFDGTVLIIGAGAAGLTAGYLLRQQGIDFRILEASSAIGGRMKRSADFADFPIPLGAEWLHVSLSIFEELVNDSRVAIGIETTPYETTDLAGFYDGETLTYHQVGDFDDRKFIGTTWFDFFQRYIYPSVAEHIIFNREVTHVDYTGKQVVVTSKDNLMKADRVILTAPVKLLQSNAITFLPALPIRKREAIAKVNVWDGCKLFIAFSARFYPTFIELATDHKIEGEKLYYDAAYGQDSDQHILGLFSVGAWASHYNQLDESALIEEVLAELDGLFDGQASKYYLRHLYQNWNTEPFAKGGYVADDESWLLVRRLGESVGHRLYFAGDAYTDGTDWSSVHAAARSARAVVEEILDSLER is encoded by the coding sequence ATGAATCGACGTGATTTTCTCAAGATGTGCCAGTTGCTAGGAGTAACTGCATGCTTACCTCCTTTTCTTAATGCAACTGGTCATCAGGTGAATGATGGGCGACGATTTGATGGCACAGTGTTAATTATTGGCGCGGGTGCAGCAGGCCTTACTGCGGGTTACCTGCTTCGTCAGCAAGGTATTGATTTTCGTATTCTCGAAGCTTCGTCGGCGATCGGTGGGCGAATGAAGCGCAGTGCGGATTTTGCCGACTTTCCCATACCACTTGGTGCGGAATGGTTGCATGTCTCTCTGTCGATTTTCGAAGAGCTAGTGAATGACAGCCGGGTAGCGATAGGTATCGAGACCACACCCTATGAAACCACAGATCTGGCGGGTTTCTATGATGGTGAAACACTCACCTATCATCAAGTGGGCGACTTTGATGATAGAAAGTTCATTGGCACAACATGGTTTGATTTTTTTCAGCGCTACATTTATCCCTCTGTCGCTGAACACATCATTTTCAACCGTGAGGTCACACACGTCGATTATACTGGCAAGCAAGTCGTGGTCACTTCGAAAGACAACCTAATGAAGGCGGACCGAGTGATCCTCACTGCGCCGGTAAAGCTCTTACAAAGCAATGCCATCACATTTCTTCCTGCTTTGCCAATACGCAAACGCGAGGCGATTGCCAAGGTAAATGTGTGGGATGGCTGTAAGCTTTTTATCGCGTTCTCAGCGCGTTTCTATCCTACCTTCATTGAGTTGGCGACCGACCACAAAATAGAAGGCGAAAAGCTCTATTACGATGCCGCTTATGGCCAAGATAGCGACCAGCATATACTCGGCCTTTTCAGCGTTGGAGCTTGGGCCAGTCATTACAATCAGCTTGATGAGTCCGCCCTTATTGAGGAAGTCCTAGCCGAGCTCGATGGTCTTTTTGATGGGCAAGCATCAAAGTACTATCTGAGACACCTTTACCAAAACTGGAATACAGAGCCTTTTGCGAAAGGGGGGTATGTGGCCGATGATGAAAGTTGGCTGCTTGTACGTCGTTTGGGTGAAAGTGTCGGTCATCGTCTTTATTTTGCTGGTGATGCGTACACAGATGGCACAGATTGGAGTAGTGTTCATGCGGCGGCGCGTTCTGCACGCGCTGTCGTTGAAGAGATATTGGACTCACTCGAAAGATGA
- a CDS encoding glycerophosphodiester phosphodiesterase → MSNAIFHRARHLLYFMWHRLKSSGLQMLTSFLFVRATLFILFVPLDIWITSKLMQFHGVTALANQELLSFFLAPAGFLLMLWFVTQISFAFFVEHAAISILLAQHDIGKRSILDTFGLIVQRSWRVSKVVLAQSIGISLLLASLLWCGRWIYGLMLSDWDINYYLNHQMSSLWFALGTLLLITLPLVLLVLRYWASWWLALPLSLFQNCSQWQLFKQARQLSQGIYRLILLGHVFWLFVRVVIAATFATSLLLLLDPLLLWATSDPDPYPWLIASSFLLIGVVLLLSFVDRFIYASCQYYLLRLQTKRLKLVSEQARTIGLQQTTQRRTLVSSAMVLLISFAAFTGYQDIRHFIAHLQTDTSGYITAHRAGGFAHPENSEAGVQHAIELGVRSTEIDVQITLDGHIVVFHDRDLGRMIGDPMVVEMSRYEDIVSAYQAVGQTPPPLLIDLLDKYASEIEFNIELKRYNQSMDLAIEIAKLLTHYQHPMVVSSLDVALLARVMTELEDRRPSQLRYALIYAASMGESALEREVDMLMVSDQWLNAWRIIEIQQREQEVLVWTINTTASMERLFLLGVDGIITDEPQLAIETRATIDEMEFSQRAMLTLRYWLSL, encoded by the coding sequence TTGAGTAACGCAATTTTCCACCGCGCTCGACATCTTCTGTATTTCATGTGGCATCGTTTAAAAAGCAGTGGCTTACAGATGCTAACAAGCTTTCTCTTTGTGCGTGCGACGCTCTTCATTCTGTTTGTCCCACTCGATATTTGGATAACCTCAAAACTCATGCAGTTTCATGGCGTGACCGCACTAGCGAATCAAGAGCTACTCAGTTTCTTCCTCGCGCCAGCTGGCTTTTTGTTGATGCTTTGGTTTGTTACTCAAATCAGTTTTGCTTTTTTCGTAGAACATGCCGCTATCAGTATTCTATTGGCGCAACACGATATCGGTAAGCGCTCCATCCTCGATACGTTCGGGCTCATTGTGCAACGCAGTTGGCGCGTGTCAAAAGTCGTGCTGGCACAATCAATCGGTATTAGCCTGCTGCTTGCCTCATTATTGTGGTGTGGGCGTTGGATCTATGGACTCATGCTCAGTGATTGGGATATTAACTACTATCTGAACCATCAAATGAGCTCGCTGTGGTTCGCGCTCGGCACACTGCTCCTCATTACCTTGCCTCTGGTGTTGCTTGTCTTGCGCTACTGGGCAAGCTGGTGGCTGGCTTTGCCCCTGAGCCTTTTCCAAAATTGCTCGCAATGGCAACTGTTCAAGCAAGCACGACAGCTCAGTCAGGGGATCTATCGGCTAATTTTGCTTGGCCACGTTTTCTGGCTATTTGTCCGTGTAGTGATTGCAGCCACCTTCGCGACCAGCTTGCTGCTGTTACTCGATCCTCTGTTGCTCTGGGCAACATCTGACCCCGATCCCTACCCTTGGCTTATTGCGTCGAGCTTTTTGCTGATTGGCGTTGTTCTTCTGTTGAGCTTTGTTGACCGTTTTATATACGCGAGTTGCCAGTACTATTTACTGCGCCTACAAACCAAGCGCCTCAAGCTCGTCAGTGAACAAGCACGCACCATCGGCCTTCAACAAACCACGCAGCGTCGCACTCTCGTGAGTAGCGCGATGGTATTGCTCATCTCATTCGCCGCATTTACTGGATATCAAGATATACGACATTTTATCGCCCATCTACAAACGGATACCTCTGGCTATATCACGGCGCATCGCGCTGGCGGGTTTGCGCATCCGGAAAACAGTGAAGCAGGAGTGCAACACGCGATTGAGCTTGGGGTAAGAAGCACAGAAATTGATGTACAGATCACTCTCGATGGACACATTGTCGTCTTCCACGATCGCGATCTTGGCCGAATGATTGGCGACCCCATGGTGGTTGAAATGTCACGCTATGAGGATATCGTCAGCGCCTATCAAGCAGTCGGTCAAACACCCCCGCCACTATTGATTGATCTCCTCGACAAATACGCAAGCGAGATTGAGTTCAATATCGAGTTAAAACGCTACAACCAAAGCATGGATCTCGCTATCGAGATTGCAAAGTTGCTCACTCACTATCAACACCCCATGGTCGTCTCGAGCTTGGATGTCGCCTTACTCGCGCGTGTTATGACGGAACTGGAAGACCGTCGCCCCTCGCAGCTCAGGTATGCACTAATCTATGCGGCCAGTATGGGCGAATCTGCACTTGAACGTGAAGTTGATATGTTGATGGTCAGTGATCAATGGTTAAATGCCTGGCGAATAATCGAGATTCAGCAACGCGAGCAGGAAGTGTTGGTTTGGACTATCAATACCACAGCGAGTATGGAGCGCCTTTTTCTGCTTGGCGTAGATGGCATCATTACCGATGAGCCTCAGCTTGCCATTGAAACAAGAGCGACAATCGATGAAATGGAGTTTTCTCAGCGAGCAATGCTCACATTACGTTATTGGTTATCGCTGTAA
- a CDS encoding DUF1826 domain-containing protein: MMTEGLSQSTQQNAAEQPQIQQEQKKHRRAVQGDEPAVLCDIYEDDANIAIWHRDLSDSLQRQVSDFIAAYPTFQTSMTVSPQSAHASVQEALKSAAYSELSASIAELVDMFCCLFELKRVGLRLTVLSQAMCPRFHVDKVPCRLVTTFQGIATEWLPHSHVDRSQLGAIGKIDSESGLYANAKDIQQLTAGDVALLKGELWEGNESAGLVHRSPAVNDGDMRLLLTLDFIN, encoded by the coding sequence ATGATGACTGAAGGATTATCCCAATCAACTCAGCAAAATGCTGCAGAGCAACCTCAGATTCAACAGGAGCAAAAGAAACATCGCCGTGCCGTGCAAGGAGATGAGCCTGCGGTGTTGTGTGATATTTATGAAGATGATGCGAATATTGCGATTTGGCATCGCGATCTTTCCGATTCATTGCAGCGTCAGGTGAGTGACTTTATTGCTGCCTATCCAACGTTTCAAACCTCAATGACCGTTTCACCACAAAGTGCGCATGCGAGTGTTCAAGAGGCACTAAAATCGGCAGCCTATAGTGAACTGAGTGCAAGTATTGCCGAGTTGGTCGATATGTTCTGTTGTCTCTTTGAGCTTAAAAGAGTGGGCTTGCGATTGACAGTGTTGAGTCAGGCGATGTGCCCGCGCTTTCACGTTGATAAAGTGCCTTGTCGATTAGTGACGACGTTTCAAGGTATAGCAACAGAATGGCTACCTCACAGTCATGTCGATCGCTCGCAACTCGGAGCCATCGGTAAGATAGATAGCGAGTCTGGTCTCTATGCCAATGCGAAAGATATTCAACAGTTGACCGCAGGCGATGTTGCGTTGCTGAAAGGTGAACTTTGGGAAGGCAATGAGAGCGCTGGACTTGTTCATCGATCGCCAGCAGTGAATGATGGTGATATGCGCTTATTGTTGACGCTCGATTTTATTAACTAA